From the genome of Rhodobacteraceae bacterium Araon29, one region includes:
- a CDS encoding ATP-binding cassette domain-containing protein, whose protein sequence is MRKKLFTPKDIANMRWFWSDYLKQKTGWLFVIFLMIVLQGVVLQQFLAITETGLRVIFTQGDLRDLFEVCALIFGIFAVRAATSYFIPSLSARLAGEAIFQMRSDLITRVLYFDQKFFDSTHSTDLILRLVNQVQDLGLFVGQATVNALRDFVIIVIVSGYLIYKSPLLFCSALVALPVIFLMMHFVSARIKVIRRNFESVLGRYMSNIDEMAGGMRTIKMARQEKPEINRMVEASSGIKSLFVKLQQSEALMLPSIDLSSAVVYMLVVGGGGYMALSDQFDIDGASIISFLLGLVIIFDPARLLAQFFAKLQASLILLDSIRSLMLTEREVSDRDDAKVFDAKDIEIKIASGRFGYTPSEALFNDLNLTFKAGQKTAIVGATGSGKTTVLSLITRLYELTSGKVLFNGHDIKDFTLRSVRDKFSIVAQDVVIFDKSIKDNIRYADPDASDEAVLKAAQLARIDDLMLSRGDASVGPKGNLLSGGQKQRIAIARAFLKPAPVLLLDEATSALDAITEESVNLAFQELQHGKTTIVVAHKLSGIQDADHIYVLDSGRVIEAGTHAHLISENGLYASMCMAQSKPKESLQSR, encoded by the coding sequence ATGCGTAAAAAATTGTTCACGCCCAAAGATATTGCCAATATGCGCTGGTTCTGGAGCGATTACCTAAAGCAAAAAACCGGCTGGCTGTTTGTGATTTTCTTGATGATTGTTCTTCAGGGGGTCGTTCTTCAACAATTTCTGGCCATCACTGAAACCGGCCTAAGGGTGATTTTTACCCAAGGCGATCTGCGCGATCTGTTTGAGGTTTGCGCGTTAATCTTTGGCATCTTTGCTGTGCGGGCTGCTACGTCCTATTTCATTCCCAGCCTCTCGGCACGGCTTGCCGGCGAAGCCATTTTTCAAATGCGATCAGATTTAATCACCCGCGTACTCTATTTCGATCAGAAGTTTTTTGACAGCACACATTCCACAGACCTTATCCTGCGCTTGGTCAATCAGGTTCAGGATCTTGGTCTATTTGTAGGACAGGCCACCGTGAATGCCCTACGGGATTTCGTGATTATCGTGATTGTATCGGGCTATTTAATTTACAAATCGCCCCTGCTGTTCTGTTCGGCCTTGGTGGCATTGCCGGTTATTTTCTTGATGATGCATTTCGTTTCCGCGCGCATCAAGGTTATCCGGCGTAATTTTGAATCCGTTCTGGGCCGCTACATGAGCAATATTGACGAGATGGCCGGCGGCATGCGGACGATCAAAATGGCGCGTCAGGAAAAGCCGGAAATTAACCGTATGGTAGAGGCCTCTTCGGGGATTAAATCGCTGTTTGTCAAACTGCAGCAAAGCGAAGCCCTGATGTTGCCATCTATCGATCTGTCTTCGGCCGTGGTCTATATGCTTGTGGTGGGCGGCGGCGGATATATGGCGCTATCGGACCAGTTTGATATCGATGGCGCATCGATTATTTCCTTTTTGCTCGGACTGGTGATTATTTTTGATCCGGCTAGGTTATTGGCGCAATTTTTTGCCAAACTGCAAGCCAGCCTGATCCTGCTTGATAGTATCCGCAGCTTAATGCTGACCGAGCGAGAAGTCAGTGACCGCGACGATGCCAAAGTCTTTGACGCCAAAGATATCGAGATTAAAATCGCCAGTGGGCGCTTTGGCTACACCCCCTCTGAAGCGCTGTTCAACGATTTGAATCTAACATTCAAAGCGGGGCAAAAAACCGCCATTGTTGGCGCCACAGGATCAGGTAAAACAACAGTTCTAAGCCTTATCACACGGCTTTATGAACTTACATCTGGCAAAGTTTTGTTCAATGGTCACGATATCAAAGATTTCACTCTTCGCTCTGTTCGCGACAAGTTTTCTATCGTTGCGCAGGATGTGGTTATTTTTGATAAAAGCATTAAAGATAACATTCGCTATGCTGATCCAGACGCCAGCGATGAGGCGGTACTAAAAGCTGCGCAACTGGCGCGCATTGATGATTTGATGCTTTCTCGCGGGGATGCCTCGGTGGGGCCAAAAGGAAATTTGCTGTCTGGCGGCCAAAAACAGCGGATTGCCATCGCCAGAGCGTTTTTAAAACCAGCCCCTGTTTTATTGCTGGATGAAGCCACCTCGGCGTTGGATGCCATCACCGAAGAAAGTGTTAATTTGGCATTTCAAGAATTGCAGCACGGGAAAACCACTATTGTGGTGGCTCATAAACTATCCGGTATTCAGGATGCAGACCATATTTATGTGCTCGACAGTGGACGGGTGATCGAAGCGGGCACGCATGCGCATTTGATTTCGGAAAACGGGCTTTACGCCAGCATGTGCATGGCACAAAGCAAACCCAAAGAAAGCCTGCAATCTCGTTGA
- a CDS encoding beta-ketoacyl-ACP synthase II codes for MKRVVITGAGTINALGQNVAQTEEAMREGRCGIGPLDFRDVDRLAIKIGGQVRDFKAEQGFNRQQMTLYDRFTQFALLATKEALGQAGLSFAGELAAKSGVVLGTAGGGVSTWDDNYRAVYEEGKNRVHPFVVPKLMNNAAASHISIEYNLKGPSFTVSTACASSNHAMAQAFQMVRSGMAPTMLAGGSESMLCFGGVKAWEGLRVMSHDACRPFSANRNGMVQGEGAAVFVFEELEHAKARGADIQAEVAGFAMSSDASDIVMPSKQGAGRAIAGALSDARLAPEDVTYINAHGTGTSANDKTECAAVAGVFGRHADQLMISSTKSMHGHLIGGTGAVELLACIMAVRDGVIAPTIGYEEPDPECALDVVPNQAREVNVEATLSNAFAFGGLNAVLALRKFNG; via the coding sequence GTGAAACGGGTTGTCATCACTGGGGCAGGCACCATAAATGCTCTTGGCCAGAACGTAGCGCAGACCGAAGAAGCGATGCGCGAAGGGCGTTGCGGTATTGGACCTCTGGACTTTCGCGATGTAGACCGGCTGGCGATTAAAATCGGTGGTCAGGTGCGCGATTTCAAAGCTGAGCAGGGGTTTAATCGCCAGCAAATGACGCTTTACGATCGCTTTACCCAATTTGCCCTGCTGGCCACCAAAGAAGCTTTGGGGCAGGCGGGTCTAAGCTTTGCGGGTGAGCTTGCCGCAAAATCCGGCGTGGTCTTGGGCACCGCAGGCGGGGGTGTCAGCACATGGGATGATAATTACCGCGCGGTCTACGAAGAGGGCAAAAACCGCGTGCATCCCTTTGTTGTGCCCAAATTGATGAACAATGCGGCGGCCAGTCATATTTCAATAGAATACAACCTGAAAGGCCCCAGCTTCACGGTGTCCACAGCCTGCGCAAGCTCAAACCATGCGATGGCACAGGCGTTTCAAATGGTGCGCTCGGGCATGGCGCCAACCATGCTCGCGGGGGGCTCGGAGTCTATGCTGTGCTTTGGTGGTGTTAAAGCTTGGGAAGGACTTCGTGTGATGAGCCATGATGCCTGCCGGCCGTTTTCAGCCAACAGAAACGGAATGGTGCAGGGCGAGGGCGCAGCGGTCTTTGTGTTTGAAGAGCTAGAGCACGCCAAGGCGCGCGGCGCGGACATTCAGGCTGAGGTGGCCGGTTTTGCGATGTCGTCAGATGCCTCTGATATTGTGATGCCTTCAAAACAAGGGGCAGGGCGCGCCATTGCGGGCGCACTCAGTGATGCGCGGCTGGCACCTGAGGATGTGACCTATATCAACGCCCATGGCACCGGCACTTCGGCGAATGATAAAACCGAATGCGCTGCTGTTGCAGGGGTTTTTGGCCGCCATGCCGACCAGTTGATGATCAGTTCAACCAAATCCATGCATGGCCATCTGATCGGCGGCACTGGCGCAGTTGAATTGCTAGCCTGTATTATGGCGGTGCGGGACGGGGTGATAGCCCCCACCATCGGCTATGAAGAACCTGATCCGGAATGTGCGCTTGATGTGGTTCCCAATCAAGCCCGCGAAGTGAATGTCGAAGCGACCCTCAGTAATGCTTTTGCCTTTGGCGGGCTAAACGCGGTTTTGGCGCTGCGAAAATTTAACGGCTAG
- a CDS encoding acyl carrier protein, translated as MSVQNKVIDIIAEQAVLDPADVTLDSTLESLGIDSLGLVESIFAIEEAFDIQVPFNANNPSESDFDISSVDSIIAGISALVAQQS; from the coding sequence ATGAGCGTTCAAAACAAAGTAATTGATATTATTGCTGAGCAAGCGGTGCTCGACCCTGCGGACGTAACGCTGGACAGTACCTTGGAAAGCTTGGGAATTGACAGTTTAGGGTTGGTCGAAAGTATTTTCGCAATTGAGGAAGCCTTTGATATTCAGGTGCCCTTCAATGCCAATAATCCCAGTGAGAGTGATTTTGATATCTCAAGCGTTGATAGTATCATCGCCGGTATTAGCGCATTGGTGGCCCAGCAATCGTGA
- the lpxD gene encoding UDP-3-O-(3-hydroxymyristoyl)glucosamine N-acyltransferase: MDYQVKQIGKALGAKVFGDGDIIVSGVAEPSQAKANDIALAMDAKYAADLPKGQAQVAMLWPGADWQAMGLRAAIVAPRPRFSLSGLSEMMDPGQSAQNGIHPTAVIENSATLGQDVAIGPFCYIGKEAVIGDNAQISAQCYIGSGAKLGRDAKLREAVKIGARVTIGDRFIAQPGVVVGGDGFSFVTPEVSAVEHVRSSLGEERGELSAQSWSRIHSLGSVRIGNDVELGANSCVDSGTVRDTVIGNGVKCDNLSQIGHNVQIGNDCLICAQVGIAGSARIGNHVVLGGQTGISDNVFVGDHVITGGATKVLSNVPAGRVMLGYPAIKMDQHLETYKALRRLPRLFREVAKLQKAVFKPTGKN, translated from the coding sequence ATGGACTATCAGGTTAAACAGATTGGCAAAGCTCTAGGCGCTAAAGTTTTTGGCGATGGCGATATTATTGTCTCTGGCGTGGCCGAACCCTCCCAAGCCAAAGCTAACGATATTGCTTTGGCGATGGATGCAAAATACGCCGCTGATTTGCCCAAAGGACAAGCGCAAGTCGCCATGCTTTGGCCTGGTGCTGATTGGCAAGCGATGGGGCTTCGCGCTGCGATAGTTGCCCCACGGCCGCGCTTTTCCTTATCAGGGCTATCAGAAATGATGGATCCGGGGCAATCCGCGCAAAACGGCATTCATCCAACTGCAGTGATCGAAAACAGCGCAACTTTGGGCCAAGATGTGGCAATTGGACCTTTCTGTTATATCGGGAAAGAGGCTGTGATTGGCGATAATGCCCAAATAAGTGCGCAGTGCTACATCGGAAGCGGAGCAAAATTAGGCAGGGATGCCAAACTGCGCGAAGCGGTTAAAATCGGTGCGAGGGTGACGATCGGTGATCGATTTATTGCCCAGCCTGGCGTGGTGGTAGGCGGAGATGGGTTTTCTTTTGTTACGCCAGAAGTATCTGCAGTTGAGCATGTGCGCAGCAGCTTGGGTGAAGAGCGCGGTGAGCTTAGCGCTCAAAGCTGGTCTCGCATCCATTCTTTGGGCAGTGTCAGGATTGGCAATGATGTGGAACTTGGTGCCAATAGCTGCGTTGACAGCGGCACAGTACGCGATACGGTGATCGGCAATGGGGTCAAATGCGATAACCTCTCCCAGATCGGGCATAATGTGCAGATCGGCAATGATTGTCTTATTTGTGCGCAGGTTGGTATTGCCGGCTCGGCGCGGATTGGTAATCATGTTGTTTTAGGTGGGCAAACAGGTATTAGCGATAATGTCTTTGTCGGTGATCATGTAATCACAGGTGGTGCGACAAAAGTACTGTCCAATGTTCCGGCAGGCCGTGTTATGCTTGGCTATCCTGCCATAAAGATGGATCAGCATTTAGAAACCTACAAAGCTTTACGCCGTCTTCCGAGATTATTTCGCGAAGTGGCAAAGTTGCAAAAAGCAGTTTTCAAGCCAACAGGGAAAAACTAA
- a CDS encoding L,D-transpeptidase family protein: MIGKSTFYTARFLLFLSVAFFMFSTLFSTGSAAENIGFRLALAKTLESRETALSFYQSRNFTPIWVNPSPSAQARRNALIQALETADTHGLPKYKYGLNRLLALSRTAKSQYDLGVLEGQMTLSFLRYSADVHTGLVVPKKVDENIFRKVNYLDDAAYLNPLLSTGAEQFFALLSPQTDNYRNLLAARQDFLAVLKTGGWGPQLIEEQLRPGERGPAVVALRNRLIEQGYMENTLSDRYGKILRSAVQRFQKDHGLSPDGVAGPMTLAELNVSVKDRLKAISVAMERERWNNGENWLDLPKSARQIQVNLTDFSAKILDDGVVVFETRSVIGANDEKRRSPEFSDRMEHMVVNPTWNVPRSITVGEYLPELQLDPFALSELTLISPEGEEVDRFEVNFNDYTPEDFPYDLKQKPSHSNALGLVKFMFPNPHNIYLHDTPQKALFSRDERAFSHGCIRLHQPFDFAYALLARQTSTPKKRFQTALDLGQENIIFLRQPVPVHIIYRTAVTAPNGRIGFRRDIYGRDAQIFAALQKAGVVITSNQG; this comes from the coding sequence ATGATCGGCAAATCAACTTTTTACACGGCACGCTTCTTACTGTTTTTAAGTGTTGCGTTTTTCATGTTTTCAACACTGTTCTCGACAGGGTCCGCAGCAGAAAATATTGGTTTTCGGCTTGCTCTTGCCAAAACGCTTGAAAGTCGCGAAACAGCACTTTCCTTTTATCAAAGTCGTAATTTCACACCAATTTGGGTCAACCCAAGCCCCTCAGCTCAGGCGCGGCGTAACGCCCTTATTCAGGCCCTTGAGACTGCTGATACCCATGGGCTTCCAAAATATAAATATGGCCTTAATAGGTTGCTGGCGCTTAGTCGCACTGCAAAATCACAATATGATTTGGGTGTGCTAGAGGGTCAGATGACGCTGTCCTTTCTGCGATATTCTGCTGATGTTCATACTGGTTTGGTGGTTCCTAAAAAAGTCGACGAAAATATTTTTCGTAAGGTCAATTATCTTGATGACGCGGCTTATTTGAACCCGCTTTTATCGACAGGTGCTGAACAGTTTTTTGCGCTTTTGTCGCCGCAAACAGACAATTACCGCAATCTATTGGCGGCACGTCAGGATTTTCTTGCTGTGCTTAAAACAGGTGGATGGGGTCCACAGTTAATCGAAGAACAATTGCGCCCGGGTGAACGTGGTCCGGCGGTCGTGGCGTTGAGAAACCGTTTGATAGAGCAGGGGTATATGGAAAACACTCTGTCTGATCGGTATGGAAAAATCTTGCGCAGCGCAGTGCAGCGATTTCAAAAAGATCATGGCCTATCCCCTGATGGCGTGGCAGGGCCAATGACATTGGCTGAGTTAAACGTTTCTGTAAAAGATCGTTTAAAAGCCATCAGCGTGGCTATGGAACGTGAACGATGGAACAATGGTGAAAACTGGCTCGATCTGCCAAAGAGCGCACGACAAATTCAAGTAAACCTCACTGATTTTTCGGCCAAAATTTTAGACGATGGTGTCGTGGTTTTTGAAACGCGTTCCGTGATTGGGGCCAATGATGAAAAGCGCCGAAGCCCTGAATTTTCGGATCGGATGGAACATATGGTTGTCAATCCGACATGGAATGTACCGCGTTCGATCACCGTAGGGGAATATTTGCCCGAACTGCAATTGGATCCATTTGCGTTAAGCGAGTTGACGTTAATCAGCCCAGAAGGCGAAGAAGTAGATCGTTTTGAGGTTAACTTTAATGATTATACTCCGGAAGATTTTCCATATGATTTGAAACAGAAGCCATCGCATAGTAATGCTCTTGGGCTGGTTAAATTTATGTTTCCCAACCCGCATAATATTTATTTGCATGACACACCGCAAAAAGCGCTTTTTTCTAGGGATGAACGTGCGTTTTCCCACGGCTGTATACGGCTGCACCAACCATTTGATTTTGCCTATGCGCTCTTGGCGCGGCAAACCAGTACGCCGAAAAAAAGGTTCCAGACCGCATTGGATCTAGGCCAAGAGAATATAATATTCTTGCGGCAGCCGGTTCCGGTTCATATCATTTATCGCACTGCGGTAACCGCGCCTAACGGACGGATCGGTTTTCGCCGCGATATATATGGGCGCGATGCCCAGATATTTGCCGCTTTGCAAAAAGCAGGGGTGGTCATAACCTCAAATCAAGGGTAA
- a CDS encoding DUF882 domain-containing protein, with amino-acid sequence MVETSNKMITRRGLLGAFAATALVAAPVYSRAAGYVKGAGDCRFINIYSRRSGEDCKAVYWIDGEYFKEAVDEISMIMRDWRRNEIKDIDLRTIDIMAATHRLLDTSEPFQLLSGYRSAKTNAMLRRRSRSVAKKSLHITGQAADLRLSSRSVRQLARAARSCQAGGVGSYSRSRFVHLDCGPVRTWGR; translated from the coding sequence ATGGTTGAAACATCTAATAAAATGATAACCCGGCGTGGTTTGCTCGGAGCGTTCGCCGCGACGGCACTTGTCGCGGCACCAGTATATTCACGCGCAGCCGGCTATGTGAAAGGCGCAGGTGATTGCCGCTTTATCAACATTTACTCGCGGCGCAGCGGTGAAGATTGCAAAGCTGTTTACTGGATTGACGGCGAGTATTTTAAAGAAGCTGTTGATGAGATAAGCATGATCATGCGTGACTGGCGGCGCAATGAGATCAAAGATATCGACCTTCGGACCATTGACATTATGGCGGCTACCCATCGTCTTTTGGACACCAGTGAACCGTTTCAACTTCTATCAGGATATCGCAGCGCCAAAACCAATGCGATGCTACGGCGTCGGTCACGGTCGGTGGCGAAGAAATCGCTGCACATTACGGGCCAAGCGGCCGACTTACGGCTTTCATCACGTTCAGTCCGTCAACTGGCGCGCGCTGCGCGCTCCTGCCAAGCCGGCGGCGTAGGCAGCTATTCGCGCTCGCGCTTTGTACACTTGGATTGCGGACCGGTCCGCACTTGGGGTCGCTGA
- a CDS encoding adenylate/guanylate cyclase domain-containing protein: MRSVNRKFATILATDCVGFSKHMLENEEQTLESLNACREIIDAFIAKHGGRIFHTAGDSVLAEFASPVESVNCAINFQEAISERNKGIEAQDQGKVEDTKLVWRVGIHCDDVIVEKENVYGNGVNIAARLEAQCTPGQILVSRLINEQVASRIEAISRAAGTKKLKNISSEFEVFTISTNQTAAAEEVAEVEEEKEDIKRDIKPILSVLPFKNMNANEDSSFLIDGIYEDILTELSMVRQLSIVSRQSSVNFAGSDDDLDDFIKQFKVNYMIQGSVRSSGNKVRVTVSLIETDANEILWSKRFDRSIDDIFEVQDEIVRSVTQEILGEIELVSLQRAKRKPTENMSSYEFLLKGKEMHHQFESASNKLALEMFDAAIAADPNNAQAYAWKACTLGQGMARGFIQRSFEELVPEFSKLLDTAVKIDANDFECHRLLSAVYSGTGKLKLAVEHGKKAYDMVPNDPRILQQYGEALLKTGGTKKGCDLTLLALEYDPVPQGQTNGDKRKADAVFACFMDDRIDQGLSLAEEIESRDARTLLCAAALAVEKFSGLKDVSWLVNDLKITDATSLEPVIDNFGQIDLVVQSTLREVFVDHMAPHCRIAA, translated from the coding sequence TTGCGGTCCGTTAATAGAAAATTTGCAACCATTTTAGCCACGGATTGCGTTGGATTTAGCAAGCATATGCTTGAAAACGAAGAACAAACCTTGGAAAGCTTAAACGCATGCCGGGAAATCATTGATGCGTTTATTGCCAAACATGGTGGCCGAATTTTCCATACAGCAGGAGATTCTGTACTGGCTGAATTTGCCAGCCCTGTTGAATCGGTAAACTGTGCAATTAATTTTCAAGAGGCGATTTCCGAAAGAAACAAGGGCATCGAAGCCCAAGATCAGGGTAAGGTAGAGGATACAAAGCTTGTTTGGCGCGTGGGTATTCATTGTGACGATGTGATCGTTGAGAAAGAAAATGTTTATGGCAACGGTGTTAATATTGCGGCTCGCTTAGAGGCCCAATGTACCCCAGGTCAAATTTTAGTGTCGCGCTTGATTAATGAACAGGTGGCTTCCCGGATAGAAGCCATATCCCGCGCTGCTGGTACTAAAAAGCTCAAAAATATTTCTAGCGAATTTGAAGTCTTTACGATTTCCACCAATCAGACAGCGGCGGCAGAAGAAGTTGCCGAGGTTGAAGAGGAAAAGGAAGACATTAAACGTGATATCAAGCCCATCTTGTCGGTGTTGCCGTTTAAAAACATGAATGCGAACGAGGACAGCTCGTTTTTGATCGATGGTATTTACGAAGATATCCTAACCGAATTGTCTATGGTGCGGCAATTGTCGATCGTGTCGCGCCAGTCCAGTGTTAATTTTGCCGGTAGTGATGATGATTTGGACGATTTTATCAAACAGTTCAAAGTCAATTACATGATTCAGGGATCTGTGCGGTCATCGGGCAATAAAGTACGGGTGACTGTTTCGCTGATTGAAACCGATGCCAACGAGATTTTGTGGAGCAAACGGTTTGATCGCAGCATTGATGATATTTTTGAAGTGCAAGATGAAATTGTGCGAAGCGTAACCCAAGAAATATTGGGCGAAATTGAGCTGGTGAGCCTGCAGCGGGCCAAACGTAAGCCAACCGAAAATATGAGTTCCTATGAGTTTTTGCTCAAAGGCAAGGAAATGCACCACCAGTTTGAAAGTGCCTCTAATAAGTTGGCGCTCGAAATGTTTGATGCTGCAATTGCAGCGGATCCAAACAATGCACAGGCCTATGCCTGGAAGGCCTGCACCCTTGGCCAGGGCATGGCGCGGGGCTTTATTCAACGCTCTTTCGAAGAACTGGTACCCGAATTTAGCAAGCTTCTAGATACGGCGGTCAAGATAGATGCAAATGATTTTGAATGTCACCGCCTGCTCTCTGCCGTTTACAGCGGAACCGGAAAGCTAAAGCTGGCTGTTGAGCATGGTAAAAAAGCCTATGATATGGTGCCCAACGACCCGCGAATTTTGCAGCAATACGGCGAGGCGCTGCTTAAAACGGGTGGTACGAAAAAGGGCTGTGACCTGACGCTCTTGGCGCTTGAATATGATCCGGTTCCGCAAGGGCAGACCAACGGCGACAAGCGTAAAGCCGATGCGGTATTTGCCTGTTTTATGGATGACCGTATTGATCAGGGCCTGTCTTTGGCCGAAGAAATTGAAAGCCGCGATGCGCGGACTTTACTTTGTGCAGCGGCGCTGGCGGTTGAGAAATTCTCAGGCCTTAAAGATGTCTCTTGGTTGGTGAATGACCTCAAAATTACCGATGCTACAAGTTTAGAGCCAGTGATTGATAACTTTGGGCAAATTGACCTAGTGGTGCAAAGCACATTGCGTGAAGTCTTCGTCGATCACATGGCGCCGCATTGCCGGATCGCTGCGTAA
- the tgt gene encoding tRNA guanosine(34) transglycosylase Tgt: MSKNFSFSLNATDGKARSGLISTPRGDIRTPAFMPVGTAATVKAMLPESVGATGADVLLGNTYHLMLRPGAERIDALGGLHKFMNWDRPILTDSGGFQVMSLSGLRKMTESGVTFKSHIDGSQHVLSPERSMEIQRLLGSDIVMAFDECTPFPADPDTSLQSMQLSMRWAKRSRDGFGDRPGHALFGIQQGSIYQDQRAESAEALKSIGFDGYAVGGLAVGEGQETMFKVLEYAPDMLPSDKPRYLMGVGKPDDIVGAVKRGIDMMDCVLPSRSGRTGQVFTRRGVINIKNARHQNDPRPLDENCSCPACTGYSRAYLHHVFRAQEMISGMLLTWHNLHYFQELMQSMRDAIAMQKFAEFEQSFHAVRAAGDIEPL, encoded by the coding sequence ATGAGTAAAAATTTTTCCTTTTCCCTCAATGCCACTGATGGCAAAGCGCGCAGCGGTCTCATCTCGACCCCGCGTGGTGATATTAGAACACCGGCCTTTATGCCGGTGGGCACTGCGGCAACGGTAAAAGCCATGCTGCCGGAAAGCGTAGGGGCGACAGGCGCGGATGTTTTGCTTGGCAATACATATCATTTGATGCTGCGCCCGGGGGCAGAGCGCATTGACGCTTTGGGGGGCTTGCACAAGTTTATGAATTGGGATCGCCCGATTCTCACCGATAGTGGCGGATTTCAGGTTATGTCGCTGTCCGGATTGCGTAAAATGACCGAAAGTGGTGTGACCTTTAAATCGCACATCGATGGATCACAGCACGTTTTATCACCTGAGCGTTCAATGGAAATTCAACGCTTGCTGGGCAGCGACATCGTGATGGCCTTTGACGAATGCACACCGTTTCCTGCCGATCCTGATACTTCATTGCAAAGCATGCAATTGTCCATGCGTTGGGCCAAGAGATCGCGCGATGGCTTTGGTGACCGCCCGGGCCATGCGCTGTTTGGCATTCAACAAGGTAGCATTTATCAAGACCAGCGAGCAGAAAGTGCGGAAGCCTTAAAAAGCATCGGATTTGACGGCTATGCGGTGGGCGGCCTTGCGGTGGGCGAAGGCCAAGAGACGATGTTTAAAGTGCTTGAATATGCACCCGATATGCTACCCAGTGATAAACCGCGGTATTTGATGGGCGTTGGCAAGCCCGATGATATCGTCGGGGCAGTCAAGCGCGGCATTGATATGATGGATTGCGTTTTGCCGTCGCGGTCCGGCCGCACAGGACAAGTGTTTACCCGCCGCGGTGTGATCAATATTAAAAACGCCCGCCACCAAAACGATCCAAGGCCGCTTGATGAAAATTGCAGCTGTCCGGCCTGCACCGGATATTCTCGGGCCTATTTACATCACGTGTTTCGGGCTCAGGAAATGATCTCTGGTATGTTGCTCACTTGGCATAACTTGCACTATTTTCAAGAGCTTATGCAATCCATGCGAGATGCTATTGCAATGCAGAAATTTGCGGAGTTCGAGCAAAGCTTCCATGCGGTGCGCGCTGCCGGTGATATAGAGCCTTTGTAA
- a CDS encoding trigger factor — MQVNETLNEGLKRGYSIIVSASELDAKVNEKLVKAQPEVEMKGFRKGKVPMSLLKKQFGQRLLGEAMQESIDGAMNQHFEESGERPALQPDVKMTNEDWKEGDDVHVDLTYEALPTIPEVDLKSINLEKLVTKADDAAVDEALEKLAETSPNFKDRRKGSKAKSGDQVVFDFLGKVDGEAFEGGSAEDYPLVLGSNSFIPGFEDQLIGAKADEDKSVEVAFPADYGAENLAGKAAVFECKIKAVKEPAPAELNDEMATKFGAEDLNALKAQVSERLEAEYVGAARAVMKRGLLDQLDTLVSFELPPSLVDAEAKQISHQLWHEDNPDVEGHDHPEIETTEEHTTLAMRRVRLGLLLAELGQQAKVEVSEAEINQAVMAQARQYPGQEREFFEFVQKNQQMQQQLRAPIFEDKVVDYMFELAQVEEKEVSKDDLQKAVEALEEEA; from the coding sequence ATGCAGGTCAACGAAACCTTGAATGAAGGCTTAAAGCGTGGCTACTCTATCATCGTTAGCGCCAGCGAGCTTGACGCAAAAGTAAACGAAAAGCTGGTGAAAGCTCAGCCTGAAGTCGAAATGAAAGGGTTTCGCAAAGGCAAAGTGCCGATGAGCTTGCTTAAAAAACAATTCGGTCAACGCCTTCTTGGTGAAGCAATGCAAGAAAGTATCGACGGTGCGATGAACCAGCACTTTGAAGAAAGTGGTGAACGGCCGGCGTTGCAGCCGGATGTTAAGATGACCAATGAAGATTGGAAAGAGGGCGATGACGTGCATGTCGATCTGACGTATGAAGCGCTGCCCACGATCCCTGAAGTTGACCTTAAATCTATCAATTTGGAAAAGCTTGTTACCAAAGCCGATGACGCTGCCGTTGACGAAGCGCTGGAAAAGCTGGCTGAAACCTCACCAAATTTCAAAGACCGCCGCAAGGGCTCCAAAGCCAAATCGGGCGATCAGGTTGTGTTTGATTTTCTGGGCAAGGTTGACGGCGAAGCATTTGAAGGTGGATCTGCCGAAGACTATCCTCTGGTGCTAGGCTCAAACAGCTTCATCCCGGGTTTTGAAGATCAACTTATCGGCGCCAAAGCCGATGAAGACAAATCCGTCGAAGTGGCCTTTCCGGCTGATTATGGCGCCGAGAATCTGGCCGGTAAAGCTGCCGTTTTTGAATGTAAAATCAAAGCCGTAAAAGAACCTGCCCCTGCAGAATTGAACGATGAAATGGCGACAAAATTTGGCGCTGAAGATTTAAATGCTCTCAAAGCGCAAGTCAGCGAACGGCTTGAAGCCGAATATGTTGGTGCGGCGCGGGCGGTGATGAAACGCGGGTTGCTGGATCAACTAGACACCCTTGTTAGCTTTGAGCTTCCACCCTCATTGGTCGATGCCGAAGCCAAGCAGATTTCGCATCAATTGTGGCATGAAGACAATCCGGATGTCGAAGGCCATGATCACCCAGAGATCGAGACCACAGAAGAGCACACAACATTGGCAATGCGCCGTGTACGTCTTGGGCTGTTGCTGGCGGAATTGGGCCAACAGGCCAAGGTTGAGGTCAGCGAAGCTGAAATCAACCAAGCTGTGATGGCGCAGGCGCGTCAATACCCCGGTCAAGAACGTGAATTCTTTGAATTCGTGCAGAAAAATCAACAAATGCAGCAACAGCTCAGGGCTCCGATTTTTGAAGACAAAGTGGTGGATTACATGTTTGAGCTGGCACAGGTCGAAGAAAAAGAAGTTAGCAAGGACGATTTGCAAAAAGCTGTTGAGGCGCTCGAAGAAGAGGCCTAA